One genomic segment of Mangifera indica cultivar Alphonso chromosome 6, CATAS_Mindica_2.1, whole genome shotgun sequence includes these proteins:
- the LOC123219620 gene encoding IQ domain-containing protein IQM1-like → MRAIISFKKRELANELPALENITINLAKLKLQTTEVSAFKNDTLIRDDKAKTDIAVVINGALWWKQMECVALRRSSLSFFTAEHTSETAVSKWERASIRAAKIGKGSSKDEKAQKLVLLHWLEAIDPLHRYGGNLYPYYDVWRQSESNQPFFYWLDIGDGKDVSLEKCSRANLQLQCIKYLGPKEREAYEVIMEKGKLVYKQSRVLVDTPKSSQWIFVLGTSKDFYVGEKKKGFFQHSSFLAGAATMASGRLVAHNGILQAIWPLSGHYRPTEEHFKEFCSFLEDHHIDLTNVKKFDIDEDIAPKVIEIKEPSKSEESVVLTHESIDEAKAHANEMNKDEESMKVLEESAAGSEDCHC, encoded by the exons ATGAGAGCTATCATAAGCTTTAAGAAAAGAGAGTTGGCTAATGAATTACCTGCGCTAGAAAACATAACCATTAATCTCGCAAAACTAAAGCTACAAACAACTGAGGTTTCAGCCTTCAAGAATGACACCCTCATTAGGGATGACAAAGCTAAAACTGATATTGCTGTGGTTATTAATGGGGCGCTATG GTGGAAACAAATGGAGTGTGTAGCTCTCAGACGAAGTTCTCTGTCATTCTTTACAGCTGAGCATACATCAGAAACTGCTGTTTCCAAATGGGAAAGGGCTAGCATTAGGGCAGCCAAg ATTGGAAAAGGTTCATCCAAGGATGAGAAGGCTCAGAAATTAGTTTTATTGCACTGGCTTGAAGCT ATTGATCCACTGCATCGTTATGGCGGCAATCTCTACCCTTATTATGATGTCTGGCGACAAAGTGAGAGCAATCAGCCTTTCTTCTACTG GTTGGacattggagatggcaaagacGTCAGCCTTGAGAAGTGTTCAAGAGCTAATTTACAGCTTCAATGCATCAAATATCTTGGACCT AAAGAGAGGGAGGCATATGAAGTGATTATGGAGAAGGGAAAGCTTGTTTACAAACAATCTAGGGTTTTGGTGGATACGCCCAAAAGTTCTCAGTGGATTTTTGTGCTGGGTACCTCAAAGGACTTTTATGTTGGGGAGAAGAAGAAAGGCTTCTTTCAGCACTCAAGTTTTCTTGCTGGGGCTGCCACAATGGCATCTGGGAGATTGGTTGCGCACAATGGCATCCTCCAGGCTATATGGCCATTAAGTGGTCATTATCGTCCAACAGAAGAACATTTCAAGGAATTTTGCAGCTTCTTAGAGGATCATCACATAGACTTGACGAATGTCAAG AAATTTGATATTGACGAAGATATCGCCCCTAAAGTTATAGAAATCAAGGAGCCTAGCAAATCAGAAGAGTCTGTAGTATTAACTCATGAATCCATCGATGAGGCAAAAGCTCATGCAAATGAGATGAACAAAGATGAAGAATCCATGAAAGTCCTGGAAGAATCAGCAGCAGGCTCAGAGGATTGCCATtgttaa